The following proteins come from a genomic window of Tindallia californiensis:
- a CDS encoding class I SAM-dependent methyltransferase yields MLKTFYPMLQPVYPLLVQQFVDDYQLTTGIALDVGTGPGYLGLELAKITNMEVWFLDYSSEAIEKCKKNVLECELDNKLQYFEADVADMPLESGSADFIMSRGSLWFWKEPVIGLKEISRILKPGGTAFIGGGVGRYVPDTMRERLQKANKEARKKRGDGPRPSLEDVRKWAEEAFDQEQQIKYRVLSDDLEGKDGKWIEIKKDRS; encoded by the coding sequence GTGCTTAAAACATTTTATCCAATGCTTCAACCGGTGTATCCACTTCTAGTGCAACAGTTTGTGGATGACTACCAACTGACAACAGGGATAGCCCTTGATGTTGGAACAGGTCCGGGTTATCTGGGGCTTGAACTGGCTAAGATTACCAATATGGAAGTGTGGTTCCTGGATTATTCATCGGAAGCAATTGAGAAATGCAAAAAAAACGTTTTGGAGTGTGAACTGGATAACAAACTTCAGTATTTTGAAGCTGATGTTGCTGATATGCCGTTGGAAAGCGGATCGGCAGACTTTATTATGAGTCGCGGTTCTTTATGGTTTTGGAAAGAACCAGTAATAGGCCTGAAGGAAATTAGCCGCATCCTCAAGCCGGGTGGCACTGCTTTTATAGGTGGTGGTGTAGGGCGTTATGTACCGGATACGATGAGAGAACGTCTTCAGAAAGCTAATAAAGAAGCAAGGAAAAAAAGAGGTGACGGACCGCGTCCTTCGCTGGAAGATGTTCGAAAGTGGGCGGAAGAAGCCTTTGATCAAGAGCAGCAGATTAAATACCGGGTGTTATCCGATGATTTAGAGGGAAAAGATGGAAAGTGGATTGAAATAAAAAAAGATAGGAGTTGA
- a CDS encoding ABC transporter permease, with protein MNKLDLFKMSWDSLLRRKTRTILTILGVVIGTCSIIVMLSLGIAMDRGFQEFLQEMGDLTVIEVYPQGQFMGGSQSSSRTQQRQTQLNDATISSFNKIPGVKAVMATREKYMRIGAGRHIANVNVVGVDPEVMESFGFTAEEGRLLHANDRESIVFGRDVPHQFYNPRLRQSFHYGPPGEEPPPVDVLTSSLLITSDMSYGDRQTDRPDHTDDKEPLKHDVRGVGILERSHDQKDYQVFMSLSSFESILEQEQRHNRETQNRSQRDEYDGVRIKAASINEVDGILKFLQDQGFQTFSLTQILDDMKNTARMTQAILGGIGAVSLLVAAIGITNTMIMSIYERTREIGVMKVIGATLSDIKGLFLIEAGLIGFGGGLLGVCFSYLISYGLNQLGAGFMGPGSAQRLSIIPISLALAALLFSTVVGLIAGYSPARRAMKLSALEAIRND; from the coding sequence ATGAATAAACTGGATCTATTTAAGATGAGTTGGGACAGTTTGTTGCGCCGTAAAACCCGAACAATTCTTACGATTTTGGGTGTTGTTATCGGTACCTGTTCAATTATCGTTATGCTTTCTTTAGGCATTGCTATGGATAGAGGTTTTCAGGAGTTTCTTCAAGAGATGGGAGATTTAACGGTAATAGAAGTCTATCCACAGGGACAATTCATGGGTGGTAGCCAGAGTTCTTCCAGAACTCAACAGAGACAAACTCAATTAAACGATGCAACAATCTCTTCCTTCAACAAAATTCCGGGAGTCAAAGCCGTTATGGCTACCCGGGAAAAATATATGCGTATTGGTGCTGGCAGGCATATTGCAAATGTCAACGTCGTTGGCGTTGATCCAGAAGTAATGGAATCCTTTGGTTTTACAGCTGAAGAAGGTAGGCTTTTGCATGCTAACGACCGAGAATCCATTGTTTTCGGACGTGATGTGCCACATCAGTTTTATAATCCCCGGTTACGACAATCTTTTCACTATGGACCACCAGGAGAAGAGCCGCCTCCCGTCGATGTTTTAACCAGTTCCTTACTGATCACTTCTGATATGAGTTATGGCGATCGTCAAACAGATCGACCGGATCATACGGATGACAAAGAACCTCTTAAACATGACGTTCGAGGTGTTGGTATCTTAGAAAGATCTCATGATCAAAAGGATTATCAGGTATTTATGTCACTAAGTTCCTTTGAATCTATCTTAGAACAGGAGCAACGACATAACCGCGAAACTCAGAATCGCTCCCAACGTGATGAATACGATGGTGTCCGTATAAAAGCAGCATCTATCAATGAAGTAGATGGTATTCTTAAATTTCTTCAAGACCAAGGATTTCAAACCTTTAGTCTCACTCAAATCCTTGACGATATGAAAAACACCGCCCGCATGACACAGGCTATTTTAGGCGGCATCGGTGCCGTCAGCTTACTGGTCGCCGCCATCGGTATCACCAATACAATGATCATGAGTATTTATGAACGAACCCGTGAAATTGGTGTGATGAAGGTTATCGGAGCAACACTTTCAGATATTAAAGGTCTCTTTTTAATTGAAGCTGGTTTAATTGGTTTTGGAGGTGGCTTACTCGGCGTTTGTTTCAGCTACCTTATTTCCTACGGTCTCAATCAGCTAGGTGCCGGTTTTATGGGACCAGGAAGTGCACAGCGACTATCCATTATTCCTATTTCTCTCGCTTTAGCCGCATTATTGTTCTCAACCGTCGTTGGATTGATCGCTGGCTATTCGCCAGCTCGCCGTGCTATGAAACTTAGTGCTTTAGAAGCTATTCGAAATGATTAG
- a CDS encoding ABC transporter ATP-binding protein, with protein sequence MIQLENVRKVYRLGDEKVVAVDRISLSVDKGEVCCFLGTSGSGKSTLLNLMAGLEKPTKGKILIQQRRIDLMNEKQLALFRQRHIGFVFQSYNLMPLLTAEENVSLPLTFRGVSKQKRLELARKMLKDVGLAKYVKHRPSQMSGGQQQRVGIARAFVAKPPVIFADEPTGNLDSKTSKEVLDIMLGMASRQNQTLIIVTHDPSISKYANRVFTFLDGNIKQEDKMI encoded by the coding sequence ATGATACAACTAGAAAATGTCCGAAAGGTTTACCGTCTCGGTGACGAAAAAGTGGTAGCGGTTGATCGTATTTCCTTATCTGTTGACAAAGGCGAGGTTTGCTGTTTTTTAGGTACTTCCGGCTCCGGTAAATCAACGCTGTTAAACTTGATGGCTGGCTTGGAGAAGCCGACCAAAGGAAAGATCCTTATCCAACAACGACGAATTGATTTAATGAATGAAAAACAGCTGGCACTATTCCGACAACGTCATATAGGTTTTGTTTTTCAGTCCTATAATCTAATGCCACTGCTTACAGCCGAAGAAAACGTCAGTTTGCCATTAACTTTTCGGGGGGTCTCTAAACAAAAACGTCTCGAACTTGCTCGAAAGATGTTAAAAGATGTCGGCTTAGCAAAATATGTAAAGCACCGGCCTTCACAAATGAGTGGTGGTCAACAGCAGCGAGTTGGCATCGCACGGGCTTTTGTTGCAAAGCCACCGGTTATTTTTGCTGATGAGCCTACCGGTAACTTAGACTCCAAAACAAGTAAAGAAGTGTTGGATATTATGTTGGGAATGGCATCACGTCAAAACCAAACTTTAATTATCGTAACCCACGATCCCAGCATTTCAAAGTATGCCAATCGAGTGTTTACCTTTTTAGATGGAAATATTAAACAGGAGGATAAAATGATATGA
- a CDS encoding ABC transporter substrate-binding protein, which produces MKIKNKQQWVILIIALMIPGLLLAGCGNGEGTEEVVEPESAEEQEVVVEEEESNGDHVVIDHMGREVQIPDEINRPVALTANLMEGLYIIGLEPVATVDNYRIRSEAEELPKLGVQGNVNIEAIYGVEPDFIVAHFRHQGELVESLEEIGVPLFVIDPAQVGDAPLYDSALYLGKILNREEAALEFVEEVEAIAEGLKEEIREKTEIRTGLILEDGDSIRAAQTASGIGAILTGLGIENIVPEDMPGAGNETFVSFDIETIASADPDVILIRPSSNDKDHNKQRLESYQSDPMWAELSAVKNNNIHMLPFRLHPGRATVDEMYKMAANVILSED; this is translated from the coding sequence GTGAAAATTAAAAATAAGCAGCAATGGGTGATATTGATAATAGCTCTAATGATCCCAGGATTATTATTGGCAGGTTGTGGAAATGGAGAAGGAACGGAAGAAGTTGTTGAGCCGGAAAGCGCCGAAGAGCAAGAGGTAGTGGTGGAAGAGGAAGAAAGCAATGGAGATCATGTAGTGATAGATCATATGGGAAGAGAAGTACAAATACCCGATGAAATCAACAGACCGGTGGCATTAACCGCTAATTTGATGGAAGGCTTATATATTATTGGTCTGGAACCAGTGGCAACCGTAGATAATTACCGAATCCGCTCGGAAGCCGAAGAACTTCCAAAACTGGGAGTGCAAGGGAATGTTAATATAGAGGCAATTTATGGTGTGGAACCGGATTTTATTGTTGCTCATTTCAGGCATCAGGGAGAATTAGTAGAATCTTTAGAGGAAATAGGCGTTCCTTTATTTGTTATTGATCCGGCACAGGTAGGAGACGCTCCCTTATATGATTCCGCTTTGTATCTGGGGAAAATTCTTAATCGAGAAGAGGCAGCCCTTGAATTTGTGGAAGAGGTAGAGGCTATTGCAGAAGGACTGAAGGAAGAAATTCGAGAGAAAACCGAGATTAGAACAGGATTGATTCTGGAAGATGGAGACAGTATTAGAGCAGCACAAACAGCTTCCGGAATAGGCGCCATCCTGACAGGATTAGGGATTGAGAACATTGTGCCGGAAGATATGCCAGGAGCTGGCAATGAAACCTTTGTCTCTTTTGATATTGAAACCATTGCATCCGCTGATCCGGATGTAATCTTAATCAGACCTTCCAGCAATGACAAAGATCATAACAAACAACGCTTAGAAAGCTATCAGTCAGATCCCATGTGGGCAGAACTGTCGGCTGTAAAAAACAACAATATTCATATGTTGCCCTTTCGTTTGCACCCGGGCCGAGCTACGGTAGATGAAATGTATAAAATGGCTGCTAATGTGATACTATCCGAGGATTAA
- a CDS encoding GTP-binding protein has translation MKLITIAGPPSSGKTSVTVKACTELLKEGFHIGMIKLDCVSTQDHEIYESRGFLAKEGLSGNLCPDHYFACNIQECVDWGIENNLDLLVTESAGLCNRCSPHIDEVMAVCVIDNLMGVNAPVKIGPMLKTADLIIITKGEIVSQAEREIFALKVRQCNPKATILHVNGITGQGSREMADFLKNSETVFSLETSSLRFTMPAALCSYCLGEKKIGSGYQKGNVRKIDL, from the coding sequence ATGAAATTAATTACAATAGCAGGACCACCATCTTCCGGTAAAACATCGGTAACTGTGAAAGCCTGTACCGAGCTTTTGAAGGAGGGCTTTCACATTGGAATGATTAAATTGGACTGTGTTTCAACTCAGGATCATGAAATCTATGAATCCAGAGGGTTTCTGGCGAAAGAAGGACTGTCCGGCAACCTTTGTCCGGATCATTACTTTGCCTGTAATATTCAGGAATGTGTTGACTGGGGCATAGAAAATAATCTGGACTTACTGGTGACGGAAAGTGCCGGATTGTGTAATCGATGTTCACCACATATTGATGAGGTGATGGCGGTGTGTGTTATTGATAACCTGATGGGTGTCAATGCACCGGTAAAGATAGGTCCAATGTTGAAAACGGCAGATTTGATCATTATCACAAAAGGCGAAATTGTTTCCCAGGCAGAACGGGAGATTTTCGCACTGAAAGTAAGGCAATGCAACCCTAAGGCTACCATATTACATGTTAATGGAATTACCGGGCAGGGAAGCAGAGAAATGGCAGACTTTCTTAAAAACAGTGAGACGGTGTTCTCTTTGGAAACATCTTCCTTAAGATTTACAATGCCAGCAGCTCTTTGTTCCTATTGCCTTGGAGAAAAGAAAATCGGGTCAGGCTACCAAAAGGGGAATGTCCGAAAAATAGATTTATGA
- a CDS encoding TVP38/TMEM64 family protein has translation MIVTLFSNKKRIAQLAYGIMFITGLMIYFYSRNHHGLCLYAIIEGLQQYQQSFFLRSAFAFFLLRFLFASFAIPGSGLITLAGGAIFGWLPGSLLVLLANSTGYMIVFILTRFAFKDTVETYFKGSFQRIRKMSNSHGPALLFMLRMIEVVPCFVVNSYFALTDMKPLTYFIFTLLGAYPGIVLFTHIGVQIVSVKQLVDLISIPTLLLFAAAAFIPVISSFIIQSSKSKKEPLSS, from the coding sequence TTGATTGTAACACTGTTTTCTAATAAAAAAAGAATTGCTCAGTTAGCCTATGGAATTATGTTCATTACCGGTCTTATGATCTATTTTTATTCCCGAAACCATCATGGTCTTTGTTTGTATGCAATTATTGAAGGGTTACAACAATACCAGCAAAGCTTTTTTCTTAGATCTGCCTTCGCTTTTTTTCTTCTTCGATTTCTTTTTGCTTCTTTCGCTATTCCAGGAAGTGGCCTTATCACACTGGCAGGTGGTGCGATTTTTGGCTGGCTTCCAGGTTCATTGCTGGTTTTATTGGCTAATAGTACTGGTTATATGATCGTTTTCATATTGACCCGTTTTGCTTTTAAGGATACGGTAGAAACCTATTTTAAAGGATCTTTTCAAAGGATACGAAAAATGTCTAACAGTCATGGCCCAGCTTTATTATTCATGCTACGAATGATCGAAGTAGTTCCCTGCTTTGTCGTTAATTCTTATTTTGCATTAACGGATATGAAGCCACTTACCTATTTTATTTTCACTTTACTAGGAGCTTATCCAGGCATTGTGCTTTTCACGCATATAGGGGTTCAAATTGTATCTGTCAAACAGTTAGTTGATTTGATAAGTATTCCAACCTTGCTTTTGTTTGCTGCCGCTGCTTTTATTCCTGTTATTTCCAGCTTTATCATTCAGTCATCAAAATCAAAGAAGGAACCTCTTTCATCCTAG
- a CDS encoding COG1361 S-layer family protein, whose product MTFTRSSLISFLLCLLLLFTVLPQSVFAMNHQPNLNLSSRASVTNAEAGESIRLPIPIQNSGLGSARNLVISLDHNDESPIDLKSSDMRKSHSQINGHDQKVIYFDVTLKKNIPTGTYAIPFSVTYTDRNFSGSSSFSAEVHVNIKNHLRMPSIDVEEILIPDNQLLLEERQTVEISIKNTSDLTLKNLELELSGADAGALNISPSQRKQHYNELKAGSADRFVFSAKPADSLENRNAEVTLGITFEDEYGKKYESEEPIVLAVQKGGLHRGVKIEDIKIPTHSVESFEDFTLSFTVVNDTDRKLEGLSIITDGKDALLPKTPAKTHLKQLMPGERKTLSFTYFPTDGLESRNYPLEIQVKSSRSDQDSLTQYTGVMVGTPTSGSKPRIIVSHYDYHADYIRAGDPFPLSISFQNTHANESIRNIQVSFTSDGEVFAPVNSSNSLYIAQIQPSQQSVHEITLRPRPDADFQTHNLYADIKYEDASGNEHESRELIGIPVIQETTLSLSDVETGMEAFVGDPVPVSIDFYNVGRGLIRNLTISIEGDFETQDGSLYIGNMEAGSSNYYDATLFPMQEGTMEGVIIFQFDDEINQSHRLEKDFSIEVMEMMMPEEFPEDFEMHEPENTSSKSPWILLALLLIGGASFLWYRKRKKKKQESDMEDVEDDE is encoded by the coding sequence ATGACTTTTACCAGAAGTAGCTTAATTTCTTTTCTTTTATGCTTATTATTACTTTTTACCGTTTTACCTCAATCGGTTTTTGCAATGAATCATCAACCGAATCTCAACTTATCTTCACGTGCCTCTGTCACCAACGCTGAAGCAGGGGAATCAATCCGCCTGCCCATTCCCATCCAAAACAGCGGACTGGGATCTGCCAGAAATCTAGTAATTTCATTGGATCATAACGATGAAAGTCCTATTGATCTTAAATCATCAGATATGCGAAAAAGCCATTCTCAGATTAATGGCCATGACCAAAAGGTAATTTACTTTGATGTTACATTGAAGAAAAACATCCCTACTGGCACCTATGCCATTCCTTTCTCAGTCACATACACAGATCGTAACTTTAGCGGTAGTTCTTCTTTTTCTGCCGAGGTGCATGTCAACATAAAAAATCACTTGCGAATGCCTTCTATTGATGTCGAAGAAATCCTCATTCCAGACAATCAACTATTGTTAGAAGAAAGACAAACCGTCGAAATAAGTATTAAAAACACTAGTGATCTAACCCTTAAAAATCTTGAACTGGAACTATCAGGAGCTGATGCGGGAGCTTTGAATATCAGTCCTTCCCAACGCAAGCAACATTACAATGAATTAAAAGCAGGCAGCGCTGATCGTTTTGTTTTTTCAGCAAAGCCAGCAGATTCTTTGGAAAATCGCAATGCAGAAGTAACCCTAGGAATTACTTTTGAAGATGAGTATGGCAAAAAGTACGAATCCGAAGAGCCAATTGTATTAGCGGTTCAAAAGGGTGGATTGCATCGTGGTGTCAAAATTGAAGATATAAAAATCCCAACCCATTCCGTCGAATCCTTTGAAGATTTCACCTTGTCATTTACTGTCGTAAACGACACCGATAGAAAACTGGAAGGACTTAGTATTATCACCGATGGCAAAGATGCTTTACTTCCAAAAACACCAGCTAAAACCCATTTAAAACAACTTATGCCGGGAGAACGTAAAACCTTGAGTTTTACTTATTTTCCTACAGATGGCTTAGAATCAAGAAATTATCCTTTAGAAATACAAGTGAAATCCAGCAGAAGTGACCAAGATTCGCTCACTCAGTATACCGGCGTGATGGTGGGAACACCAACTTCCGGCAGTAAACCTCGAATCATTGTGAGTCATTACGATTATCACGCTGATTATATTCGTGCCGGAGATCCGTTCCCTTTATCGATCTCTTTCCAAAACACCCATGCTAATGAATCAATCCGTAACATACAAGTTTCTTTTACTTCTGATGGCGAGGTGTTTGCTCCGGTTAACAGTAGCAACTCCTTATATATTGCTCAAATTCAGCCAAGCCAGCAGTCTGTCCATGAAATAACGCTACGCCCCAGACCGGATGCTGATTTTCAAACGCATAATCTTTACGCAGATATTAAGTACGAGGATGCTTCAGGAAATGAACATGAATCCCGAGAACTGATAGGTATTCCTGTTATTCAAGAAACCACCCTCTCCTTAAGCGATGTAGAAACCGGTATGGAGGCTTTTGTCGGCGATCCTGTTCCCGTCAGTATTGATTTTTACAATGTGGGCCGAGGACTGATCCGAAATTTAACCATTAGCATTGAAGGAGATTTTGAAACTCAGGATGGCTCTTTATATATAGGAAATATGGAAGCTGGCTCCAGTAATTACTATGATGCCACTTTATTCCCGATGCAGGAAGGCACCATGGAAGGAGTCATTATTTTTCAGTTTGATGATGAAATCAATCAATCTCATCGTCTGGAAAAAGATTTTTCTATCGAAGTCATGGAAATGATGATGCCGGAAGAGTTCCCCGAAGATTTCGAGATGCATGAGCCAGAAAATACCAGCTCAAAAAGCCCTTGGATTCTTTTAGCTCTTCTGCTGATAGGTGGTGCTTCTTTCCTTTGGTACCGAAAAAGAAAGAAGAAAAAACAGGAGTCAGACATGGAGGATGTGGAGGACGATGAATAA
- a CDS encoding substrate-binding domain-containing protein, translated as MEALLHIPMNLRGYLMEEVEEFLFTQKSPKENPPMVTQPSHDHSVSWLEERIDSQNVPDVAMAHISDFANINPSDWKSLFRESQGDFIMDEFKMEIRSEFKKFFRPESIYMPMYFMPAVVIAGKNFQENEVEELSWKSVANLGIPIAMPDKDTPIVKMVLSFLKKHSTTLYERVLANACFVGSPPQVIEKVGAGEFDIGIANQSFSLMGKSRGIRILPVEEGAIPLPQVMVQKKNSSIANPEALILKSSIREYIHQQGAWPLVGNETLHGFYPNNRWISDWTDWEEFLEIIASVEKDLK; from the coding sequence ATGGAAGCTTTACTGCATATACCAATGAACTTGCGGGGTTACTTAATGGAGGAAGTAGAGGAATTTCTTTTTACTCAGAAATCACCAAAGGAAAACCCTCCCATGGTTACTCAGCCATCACACGATCATTCTGTCAGCTGGCTAGAAGAAAGAATTGACAGCCAAAATGTACCGGATGTGGCAATGGCCCATATCAGTGATTTTGCCAACATAAATCCGTCGGACTGGAAATCTTTGTTTCGGGAAAGTCAGGGAGATTTTATTATGGATGAATTTAAGATGGAGATTCGTTCTGAATTCAAAAAGTTTTTTCGACCGGAAAGTATTTACATGCCTATGTACTTTATGCCTGCCGTTGTGATTGCCGGCAAAAATTTTCAAGAAAATGAAGTGGAAGAGCTTTCCTGGAAAAGCGTGGCAAACCTTGGTATTCCAATAGCGATGCCGGATAAGGATACACCGATTGTAAAAATGGTACTGAGTTTTCTAAAAAAACATTCGACAACCTTATACGAAAGGGTTCTTGCTAATGCATGTTTTGTAGGATCACCACCTCAAGTGATTGAAAAAGTTGGGGCCGGAGAATTTGATATTGGAATTGCAAACCAATCTTTTTCATTGATGGGTAAATCGAGAGGCATTAGAATACTGCCAGTGGAAGAGGGGGCCATTCCGTTGCCACAGGTTATGGTTCAAAAGAAAAATAGTTCGATCGCCAATCCGGAAGCACTGATACTTAAGTCATCGATCCGAGAATACATCCATCAGCAAGGGGCATGGCCATTGGTGGGTAATGAAACCTTGCACGGTTTTTATCCTAATAATCGGTGGATCTCAGACTGGACTGACTGGGAGGAATTTTTGGAAATCATTGCTTCGGTAGAAAAAGATCTTAAATAG
- a CDS encoding ABC transporter ATP-binding protein codes for MLSVKNLTYSYGNHPVLHQVTMDARQGEIISLIGPNGSGKSTLLRCISGLLTLKDSSAIQIDGRRISAYKRKELAKVVAFLPQFQEKMPGITVKELVAFGRTPYQRTGWLLSDDDREAIRWSLEFLQLENFENRMVDQLSGGERQRVWIAMALAQDTPIILLDEPVTYMDLKHQWELLGIISHLKEKFGKTVISVFHDINHALEVSDQICLLHQGKVHQMGNSEQVITEKSIKEVYGIKAQVCRTKTCCRSVVVPEGRKRKRQKEEEHLENHLNEIGLLS; via the coding sequence ATGTTATCGGTAAAGAATTTAACCTATTCTTACGGCAACCATCCGGTGCTTCATCAGGTGACAATGGATGCTAGGCAGGGGGAGATAATATCCTTGATTGGTCCTAATGGCTCAGGAAAATCGACATTACTTCGTTGCATCAGCGGGTTATTAACACTAAAAGATTCTTCGGCGATTCAAATAGATGGTCGTAGAATTTCGGCGTACAAAAGAAAAGAGCTTGCCAAAGTGGTAGCCTTTTTACCTCAGTTTCAGGAAAAGATGCCAGGCATTACCGTCAAGGAACTGGTAGCCTTTGGAAGAACGCCTTATCAGCGTACCGGGTGGTTGTTATCAGATGATGATCGGGAGGCTATTCGCTGGTCATTGGAATTCTTACAGCTAGAAAATTTTGAAAATCGAATGGTAGACCAACTTTCCGGAGGTGAGCGACAGCGGGTATGGATTGCGATGGCACTGGCACAAGATACGCCCATTATTTTATTGGATGAACCGGTGACCTATATGGATCTGAAGCATCAGTGGGAACTTCTTGGAATCATCAGTCACTTAAAGGAAAAGTTTGGAAAAACAGTTATTTCTGTTTTTCATGACATTAATCATGCCCTCGAAGTTTCGGATCAGATTTGCTTGCTTCATCAGGGAAAAGTCCATCAGATGGGAAATTCGGAACAGGTGATCACAGAAAAATCCATCAAAGAAGTATATGGGATAAAAGCTCAGGTCTGTCGGACGAAAACATGTTGCCGGTCGGTGGTAGTTCCGGAAGGCAGAAAGAGAAAAAGGCAAAAAGAAGAAGAACATTTAGAAAATCATTTGAATGAAATTGGACTGTTGAGCTAA
- a CDS encoding FecCD family ABC transporter permease, whose translation MGKDKNSTSIHRFRLIRMVVAFAITILIVLYGISSGTIDFTWQQVWGVLRGSKTEGLAHQIIWNVRAPRVLTGMLAGMNLAVAGSLLQGILRNPMASPNIIGVNAGAGLAAVVMMVVFPGAIRYLPVASFLGALMAAMVIYLLSMRRETASATVHLVLAGVALSAFFNAVTSGLMTLNADELEVTYNWLLGSLSGRGWPYFYTLLPYSVAGLLLAIFISPKVNLFVLGEEMGNSIGISVYWYRTAMIGIAAVLAGSAVSVAGTIGFVGLIAPHMARLIIGADYRYQIPMAAILGGGLLILSDTVARIIFQPFELSVGVVTSILGAPFFLYLLYQKRSANLF comes from the coding sequence ATGGGAAAAGATAAGAACAGCACATCGATTCACAGGTTTCGACTAATCAGAATGGTAGTGGCCTTTGCCATTACCATTCTGATTGTTTTGTATGGTATTAGCAGCGGCACCATCGATTTTACGTGGCAACAAGTATGGGGAGTATTGAGAGGCAGTAAGACAGAAGGTTTAGCCCATCAGATTATTTGGAATGTAAGGGCACCGCGAGTTCTTACCGGAATGCTGGCAGGCATGAATTTGGCAGTAGCTGGGTCTTTGCTACAAGGGATTTTAAGGAATCCGATGGCATCTCCCAATATTATTGGGGTAAATGCCGGTGCTGGACTAGCAGCGGTGGTCATGATGGTTGTTTTTCCTGGAGCTATTCGCTATCTGCCGGTAGCATCCTTTTTAGGTGCGCTAATGGCAGCGATGGTGATATACCTCTTGTCCATGCGTCGGGAGACGGCGTCAGCCACTGTGCATCTGGTATTGGCTGGTGTAGCACTTTCAGCTTTTTTTAACGCAGTGACTTCTGGGCTGATGACACTTAATGCTGACGAGCTGGAAGTTACTTATAACTGGCTTTTAGGAAGCCTTTCTGGCAGAGGGTGGCCATATTTTTACACCTTGTTACCCTATAGTGTGGCTGGGTTGCTCCTGGCAATATTTATCAGTCCAAAAGTAAACCTTTTTGTTCTTGGAGAAGAAATGGGTAACAGTATTGGGATATCTGTGTACTGGTACCGAACGGCGATGATCGGAATTGCGGCTGTTTTAGCCGGAAGTGCCGTCAGTGTTGCTGGCACCATTGGTTTTGTAGGATTAATCGCTCCGCATATGGCCAGACTGATCATAGGGGCTGATTACCGGTATCAGATCCCAATGGCCGCTATTTTAGGGGGAGGGTTGCTAATCCTTTCTGATACGGTGGCAAGAATTATTTTTCAGCCCTTTGAGCTTTCTGTAGGCGTGGTAACGTCTATCCTGGGTGCTCCCTTCTTCTTATATTTACTTTATCAAAAACGCTCAGCTAATTTGTTTTAG
- a CDS encoding DUF3793 family protein yields the protein MKQCYYHDLSDPKGFQRWITEKLAPVLLAVKPAEMLCFSGKDEEGKTRIRMIQEYINQVPCVNFRQFSMQNGRQKILFYHQRKMMEILQDSRNLRFLNTQGYAEAKNMEDYLDVLVLKISTGKIPHEIGVFLGYPLKDVLGYMGHPSLKLTKVNGWKIYGNPSVSDRTYEAIEKAKNIIRRQLEMMEPDQVISQFC from the coding sequence ATGAAACAGTGCTACTACCATGATTTAAGTGATCCAAAAGGATTTCAGCGCTGGATAACAGAAAAATTGGCTCCGGTGTTATTGGCCGTAAAGCCTGCAGAAATGCTGTGTTTTTCTGGAAAGGATGAGGAAGGAAAGACACGAATCCGTATGATTCAAGAGTATATTAATCAGGTTCCCTGTGTGAACTTCCGGCAATTTTCTATGCAAAATGGAAGACAGAAAATATTATTTTACCATCAACGCAAAATGATGGAAATCCTGCAGGATTCACGCAATCTCAGATTTTTGAACACTCAAGGCTATGCAGAAGCAAAAAATATGGAAGATTACTTGGATGTATTAGTCTTAAAAATTTCTACAGGAAAAATTCCCCATGAGATAGGTGTTTTTTTAGGATATCCCTTAAAAGATGTATTAGGGTATATGGGGCATCCTTCCTTAAAGCTAACGAAGGTGAATGGATGGAAAATCTATGGCAATCCAAGTGTTTCAGATCGAACTTATGAAGCGATTGAAAAAGCAAAGAATATTATTCGTCGGCAACTGGAAATGATGGAACCGGATCAAGTCATTAGTCAGTTTTGTTAA